One region of Gaiellales bacterium genomic DNA includes:
- the rph gene encoding ribonuclease PH produces MKRQDARAHDQLRRVTIEPGFIDSAHGSVLFSIGRTRLVCTAMIEESVPGWMRGRGTGWVTSEYGMLPGSTSERKSRDASRGKLDGRTVEIQRLIGRSLRSVVDFKGLGERTVWIDCDVLQADGGTRCAAICGGYVALHLALARLVDAGRLKELPLSDSVAAVSVGIVGGTPLLDLAYVEDSRADVDMNVVIAGSGRLIEVQATAERTPFGRASLDDLLELAAAGIDEIAALQTRVLHEARAAAATGA; encoded by the coding sequence GTGAAGCGCCAGGACGCCCGCGCGCACGACCAGCTGCGCCGGGTCACGATCGAGCCGGGGTTCATCGACAGCGCGCACGGCTCCGTGCTGTTCTCGATCGGCCGCACGCGGCTGGTCTGCACCGCGATGATCGAAGAGTCGGTTCCCGGCTGGATGCGCGGGCGGGGCACCGGCTGGGTCACGTCGGAGTACGGGATGCTCCCGGGCTCCACGTCGGAGCGCAAGTCACGTGACGCGTCACGCGGCAAGCTGGACGGCCGGACGGTCGAGATCCAGCGGCTGATCGGCCGGTCTCTGCGGTCGGTCGTGGACTTCAAGGGCCTCGGCGAGCGCACGGTGTGGATCGACTGCGACGTGCTGCAGGCGGACGGGGGCACGCGCTGCGCGGCGATCTGCGGCGGGTACGTCGCGCTGCACCTGGCCCTCGCCCGGTTGGTCGACGCCGGGCGGCTGAAGGAGCTGCCGCTGAGCGACTCCGTCGCGGCCGTGTCGGTCGGCATCGTCGGCGGGACACCGCTGCTCGATCTGGCATACGTAGAGGACTCGCGGGCCGACGTCGACATGAACGTGGTGATCGCGGGCAGCGGCCGTCTCATCGAGGTGCAGGCGACCGCGGAGCGAACGCCGTTCGGCCGCGCCTCGCTGGACGACCTGCTCGAGCTTGCGGCCGCCGGCATCGACGAGATCGCCGCGCTGCAGACGCGCGTGCTGCACGAGGCGCGCGCGGCCGCAGCCACGGGTGCGTGA
- a CDS encoding type 1 glutamine amidotransferase: MARALHIQNESTDPAVPFVEALEQHGFEVQTLHPYRGDALPETLDGVDAMVAGGGLVDTHQAGEVPWLFREIQLVREALVRGTPYMGLCLGAQILTEAAGGTVYRSEPHEVGWHDVELLPPAGEDRLFGGLPNRFPAMQWHYYACRPNEQMVELARNETAVQAMRVGDAAWGTQFHIEVTRPVLMMWLDMGGDDLARNGYPRDRFLASIDEHLEDHLEIGRTLADRFAGLAATRAGESPAPSSG; the protein is encoded by the coding sequence ATGGCTAGAGCACTGCACATCCAGAACGAGTCCACCGACCCGGCCGTCCCCTTCGTCGAGGCGCTCGAGCAGCACGGATTCGAGGTGCAGACGCTGCACCCCTACCGCGGGGACGCGCTGCCCGAGACGCTCGACGGCGTCGACGCGATGGTGGCAGGCGGCGGGCTCGTGGACACGCACCAGGCCGGCGAGGTTCCGTGGCTGTTCCGGGAGATCCAGCTCGTGCGCGAGGCGCTGGTGCGGGGGACGCCCTACATGGGGTTGTGCCTCGGCGCGCAGATCCTGACCGAGGCGGCCGGCGGGACGGTCTACCGCTCCGAGCCGCACGAGGTCGGCTGGCACGACGTCGAGCTGCTGCCGCCCGCGGGCGAGGACCGCCTGTTCGGAGGGTTGCCGAACCGGTTTCCCGCGATGCAGTGGCACTACTACGCGTGCCGGCCGAACGAGCAGATGGTCGAGCTCGCGCGCAACGAGACCGCCGTGCAGGCCATGCGGGTGGGAGATGCCGCGTGGGGCACCCAGTTCCATATCGAGGTCACGCGGCCCGTGCTGATGATGTGGCTGGACATGGGCGGCGACGACCTGGCCCGCAACGGCTACCCGCGCGACCGGTTCCTGGCCTCGATCGACGAGCACCTGGAGGACCATCTCGAGATCGGCCGCACGCTCGCAGACCGCTTCGCCGGCCTGGCCGCCACGCGAGCAGGCGAGTCGCCGGCCCCCTCGTCCGGGTAG
- a CDS encoding arginine deiminase family protein yields MSTRTFGAQSMSAQLRDVLVKRPSAAFGAAFDDPAVGFLHAVDLTAAQREHDAFTALLSDLGATVHELGDEHDPDLTYTFDPALVTDGGVVPLRPGKPNRMGEELVIERWCNAHGIPTLGRIEAPGTAEGGDTFWLDDRTLCVGRTLRTNRAGVAQLVDILQPEVEVEVFDVPYWKGAAELVHLMSVISPIADDLAVVFMPLLPCGLLELLQQRGVRLVEVPEEEYLSLGCNVLAVSPGVAVMADGNPVTRARLEAAGADVRVFPAGEVGVNGSGGPTCLTRPILRG; encoded by the coding sequence ATGAGCACACGGACGTTCGGCGCCCAGAGCATGAGCGCGCAGCTGCGCGACGTGCTGGTCAAGCGCCCGTCCGCCGCGTTCGGCGCCGCGTTCGACGATCCGGCGGTCGGCTTCCTCCACGCCGTCGATCTGACGGCAGCACAGCGAGAGCACGACGCCTTCACGGCGCTGCTGTCCGACCTCGGGGCGACGGTGCACGAGCTCGGCGACGAGCACGACCCCGACCTGACGTACACCTTCGACCCGGCGCTCGTGACCGACGGCGGCGTCGTGCCGCTCCGCCCCGGCAAGCCGAATCGCATGGGCGAGGAGCTCGTGATCGAGCGATGGTGCAACGCGCACGGCATCCCCACCCTGGGGCGCATCGAGGCGCCCGGCACGGCCGAGGGCGGCGACACCTTCTGGCTGGACGACCGGACGCTCTGCGTCGGACGCACCCTCCGCACGAACCGGGCCGGCGTCGCCCAGCTGGTCGACATACTTCAACCTGAAGTTGAGGTCGAGGTATTCGACGTCCCCTACTGGAAGGGCGCCGCGGAGCTCGTGCATCTGATGAGCGTCATCTCGCCGATCGCGGACGATCTCGCCGTGGTCTTCATGCCGCTCCTGCCGTGCGGCCTCCTGGAGCTGCTCCAGCAGCGCGGCGTGCGCCTGGTCGAGGTTCCGGAGGAGGAGTACCTCTCGCTCGGCTGCAACGTGCTCGCGGTCAGCCCGGGGGTCGCCGTGATGGCGGACGGCAACCCGGTGACGCGCGCACGGCTCGAGGCGGCGGGCGCGGACGTGCGCGTCTTCCCGGCGGGCGAGGTGGGCGTGAACGGCAGCGGCGGGCCGACCTGCCTGACGCGCCCGATCCTGCGCGGATGA
- a CDS encoding glutathione S-transferase family protein has translation MPLTLYSAIECPFCVRTRLVLDGKRIVHDVVEIDLRDKPAWLRDLNPRNRVPVLDDGGSVLYESEALNEYLDETHPDPAMMPPDPAGRAHVRLLMRRFDDLSDAYYAARRDEPGARDALEAELASLDRLLAGREYLAGDAYTLADPGWWPWIARMHRVGVDVERHPAVAAWSRRLASRPEYSAEIRALGG, from the coding sequence GTGCCCCTGACGCTCTACTCGGCGATCGAGTGTCCGTTCTGCGTGCGGACGCGCCTGGTGCTGGACGGCAAGCGGATCGTCCACGACGTCGTCGAGATCGACCTCCGCGACAAGCCGGCGTGGCTCCGCGACCTGAATCCGCGCAACCGCGTCCCGGTGCTCGACGACGGCGGGTCGGTGCTGTACGAGTCGGAGGCGCTCAACGAGTACCTGGACGAGACGCACCCCGATCCGGCGATGATGCCGCCGGACCCGGCCGGTCGCGCGCACGTCAGGCTGCTGATGCGGCGCTTCGACGACCTGTCCGACGCCTACTACGCTGCCCGCCGTGACGAGCCCGGCGCGCGCGACGCCCTGGAGGCGGAGCTGGCGTCGCTCGACCGCTTGCTCGCCGGGCGCGAGTACCTCGCGGGCGACGCCTACACGCTCGCGGATCCGGGCTGGTGGCCGTGGATCGCGCGGATGCACCGCGTCGGAGTCGATGTCGAGAGACATCCTGCCGTTGCCGCATGGAGCCGGCGCCTTGCCTCGCGGCCGGAGTACTCGGCCGAGATCCGCGCCCTGGGCGGATAG
- a CDS encoding ArgE/DapE family deacylase, translated as MKNLAPAELAVVAAVDRDRIADDLAALVRVPSVTGDEGAVQTEAALRMATAGLEVIRIDADPSELADDPDFPGMEAPRTVLPVVAGAAGDRDAGRRVIVCGHIDTVSPGALEDWTVDPFGGEVRDGLLYGRGSLDMKAGIVAGLAALRALAESGVELGGEAVLLTVPSEEDGGAGMLAAIRAGYVAEMAVITEPTRLEIVTAQAGAITFRMTVSGRAAHAAYRLHGVSALEKLEVIHAALLEDERIRNAEEESPAMRALGLPYPTNIGIVAGGDWSSTVPDRVVVEGRYGVRIGETPEQAAASLRRAVAGACEADDWLRDHPATVEITGGRFASASVPHTHALPWGLGEAARDVLGRLPDFAGVPYGADMRLLVNEGATPTVLYGPGDPFLAHAPDEHVELEEIARCARVLAVWIMRTLAPAG; from the coding sequence ATGAAGAACCTGGCACCCGCGGAGCTGGCCGTCGTCGCGGCGGTCGACCGCGACCGCATCGCAGACGACCTCGCTGCCCTGGTGCGCGTGCCGAGCGTCACGGGCGACGAGGGCGCGGTCCAGACCGAAGCGGCGCTGCGGATGGCGACGGCCGGACTCGAGGTCATTCGCATCGACGCCGATCCCAGCGAGCTCGCCGACGACCCGGACTTCCCCGGCATGGAGGCGCCCCGGACGGTGCTCCCCGTGGTGGCCGGCGCCGCCGGCGACCGGGACGCCGGCCGCCGCGTGATCGTCTGCGGACACATCGACACGGTCTCGCCGGGGGCGCTGGAGGACTGGACGGTCGACCCATTCGGCGGCGAGGTGCGCGACGGGCTGCTCTACGGCCGCGGCTCGCTGGACATGAAGGCCGGGATCGTCGCCGGCCTGGCGGCGCTGCGCGCGCTGGCCGAGTCCGGCGTCGAGCTGGGCGGCGAGGCGGTGCTCCTGACGGTGCCGTCGGAGGAGGACGGCGGAGCGGGGATGCTGGCGGCCATTCGCGCCGGATACGTCGCGGAGATGGCGGTCATCACCGAGCCGACGCGTCTCGAGATCGTCACGGCACAGGCGGGCGCGATCACGTTCCGTATGACGGTCAGCGGGCGGGCCGCCCACGCGGCATACCGGCTGCACGGCGTCTCTGCGCTGGAGAAGCTGGAGGTCATCCACGCCGCGCTGCTCGAGGACGAGCGCATCCGGAACGCCGAGGAGGAGAGCCCGGCGATGCGCGCCCTGGGGCTGCCGTACCCGACCAACATCGGCATCGTGGCCGGCGGTGACTGGTCGTCGACCGTGCCCGACCGGGTGGTCGTGGAAGGCCGGTACGGCGTGCGGATCGGCGAGACCCCGGAGCAGGCGGCGGCCTCGCTGCGCAGGGCGGTTGCCGGTGCGTGCGAGGCCGACGACTGGCTGCGCGACCATCCGGCGACGGTGGAGATCACCGGCGGCCGCTTCGCCTCGGCGTCCGTGCCGCACACCCACGCGCTCCCGTGGGGGCTGGGTGAGGCGGCGCGGGACGTGCTCGGCCGGCTTCCGGACTTCGCCGGCGTTCCCTACGGGGCCGACATGCGGCTGCTGGTGAACGAGGGCGCGACGCCGACGGTGCTCTACGGGCCGGGCGACCCCTTCCTCGCCCACGCGCCGGACGAGCACGTCGAGCTCGAGGAGATCGCCCGCTGCGCGCGGGTGCTCGCCGTGTGGATCATGCGGACGCTGGCACCCGCGGGCTGA
- a CDS encoding HU family DNA-binding protein has product MTKSDFIDAVATKSNLSKKDAGTAVDAVLESLKDALSKGEDVVFTGFGKFSVQNRKERTGVNPRNPGQKVLIPASKVPKFSAGSQLKAAVK; this is encoded by the coding sequence GTGACGAAGAGCGATTTCATCGACGCGGTCGCGACCAAGTCGAACCTGTCCAAGAAGGATGCAGGGACCGCCGTCGACGCGGTGCTCGAGTCCCTCAAGGACGCATTGTCGAAGGGTGAGGACGTCGTCTTCACGGGCTTCGGCAAGTTCTCGGTGCAGAACCGCAAGGAGCGCACCGGTGTGAATCCCCGCAATCCTGGCCAGAAGGTGCTGATCCCGGCCAGCAAGGTGCCGAAGTTCTCGGCGGGCAGCCAGCTGAAGGCCGCCGTCAAGTAA
- the murI gene encoding glutamate racemase, producing the protein MDERPIGVFDSGVGGLTVLHECLVTLPHEDFVYFGDSSPDRFPYGTKPAVTIRRYAHEIAQHLIERGVKLLVVACNSATAAALPELQREFDVPLIGVIAPEAHAAVQATRARRVGVMATEATVRSGRYPAAIAVLDAGVAVTQVACPELVPLIQAGDTSGHALHEAAKRYAAPLKQAGVDTVILGCTHYPLIRPMLQRIFGRGVTLITSAEEIAREVAATLERRGVGSDQARDGGYRFLCTGDEVAFTEVAGRFLQLPLTEVERVDPARLELAA; encoded by the coding sequence ATGGACGAGCGTCCGATCGGCGTGTTCGACTCCGGCGTGGGTGGGCTGACGGTGCTCCACGAGTGTCTGGTCACGCTGCCCCACGAGGACTTCGTCTACTTCGGGGATTCCTCCCCCGATCGCTTCCCGTACGGCACCAAGCCGGCGGTCACGATCCGCCGCTATGCGCACGAGATCGCCCAGCACCTGATCGAGCGCGGCGTCAAGCTGCTCGTGGTCGCGTGCAACTCTGCGACCGCCGCGGCGCTGCCGGAGCTGCAGCGCGAGTTCGACGTGCCGCTGATCGGCGTGATCGCGCCCGAGGCGCACGCCGCCGTGCAGGCGACGCGTGCGCGCCGCGTCGGCGTGATGGCGACCGAGGCGACGGTCCGCAGCGGCAGGTACCCCGCGGCGATCGCGGTGCTCGACGCCGGGGTCGCGGTGACGCAGGTGGCGTGTCCCGAGCTCGTCCCGCTGATCCAGGCCGGCGACACCAGCGGCCACGCGCTGCACGAGGCGGCGAAGCGCTACGCGGCCCCGCTCAAGCAGGCGGGCGTCGACACCGTGATCCTCGGCTGCACGCACTACCCGCTGATCCGGCCCATGCTCCAGCGCATCTTCGGCCGCGGCGTCACGCTGATCACGTCCGCCGAGGAGATCGCCCGAGAGGTCGCGGCCACCCTCGAGCGCCGCGGCGTCGGCAGCGACCAGGCGCGTGACGGCGGCTACCGATTCCTCTGCACGGGTGACGAGGTCGCGTTCACGGAGGTCGCGGGTCGGTTCCTGCAGCTTCCGCTGACCGAGGTGGAGCGGGTCGACCCGGCCCGGCTGGAGCTGGCGGCGTGA
- a CDS encoding MtnX-like HAD-IB family phosphatase, with product MRMLIVVDFDGTITERDTLVDIVQEQAPDVFRQVEEDLDAGRITLRECIRREFEAVRGVHADIVARAVGRARVRHGFAELVASAEAAGHRVVVVSSGFETIIRPVLERAGVPDVHIVANEVAFHSAGSVVDFRHGRPCAVCQEECKRSVVTELRRDEHVVYIGDGYSDRCASLAADRVFARRELARYLDGDGVPYEPFDDFVSVRAALGL from the coding sequence ATGCGGATGCTGATCGTCGTCGACTTCGACGGCACGATCACCGAGCGCGACACGCTCGTCGACATCGTCCAGGAGCAGGCGCCCGACGTGTTCCGCCAGGTCGAGGAGGACCTCGACGCCGGGCGGATCACGCTCCGCGAGTGCATCCGGCGCGAGTTCGAGGCCGTGCGGGGCGTGCATGCCGACATCGTCGCCCGGGCGGTCGGCCGCGCGCGCGTGCGGCACGGGTTCGCGGAGCTGGTCGCGTCGGCGGAGGCCGCGGGCCATCGCGTGGTCGTCGTCTCGAGCGGGTTCGAGACGATCATCCGGCCCGTGCTCGAGCGAGCCGGTGTGCCGGACGTCCACATCGTCGCGAACGAGGTTGCCTTCCACTCCGCGGGCTCGGTCGTCGACTTCCGCCACGGGCGGCCGTGCGCCGTGTGCCAGGAGGAGTGCAAGCGCTCGGTGGTGACCGAGCTGCGCCGCGACGAGCATGTTGTCTACATCGGTGACGGCTACTCCGACCGGTGCGCGTCGCTTGCGGCCGACCGGGTGTTCGCGCGCCGGGAGCTTGCGCGCTACCTGGACGGCGATGGCGTGCCGTACGAGCCGTTCGACGACTTCGTCAGCGTGCGCGCCGCGCTCGGCCTGTGA
- the rdgB gene encoding RdgB/HAM1 family non-canonical purine NTP pyrophosphatase, with product MRLVLASHNAHKAREFARLLPGWEVEAFAGELPEETGQTFRDNALLKARHVHRALGGTAWVLADDSGIEATALGGRPGVRSARFAGEHATDEENLAALLQALEEADDRRVAYVAELVAIAPDGRELHARGELRGTLAAEPRGAGGFGYDPAFVPEGERRTVGEMAPEEKDAISHRARAAARLRDTLPRPG from the coding sequence GTGCGGCTCGTCCTGGCGTCCCACAACGCTCACAAGGCGCGCGAGTTCGCCCGGCTGCTGCCCGGTTGGGAGGTGGAGGCGTTCGCGGGCGAGCTGCCCGAGGAGACGGGGCAGACGTTTCGCGACAACGCCCTGCTGAAGGCGCGCCACGTGCACCGGGCGCTCGGCGGGACGGCCTGGGTGCTTGCCGACGACTCCGGGATCGAGGCGACGGCGCTGGGCGGCCGTCCCGGCGTCCGGTCGGCGCGCTTCGCCGGTGAGCACGCCACGGACGAGGAGAACCTGGCCGCGCTGCTGCAAGCGCTCGAGGAGGCGGACGACCGGCGCGTCGCCTACGTGGCCGAGCTGGTCGCCATTGCGCCGGACGGCCGGGAGCTGCATGCCCGGGGCGAGCTGCGTGGGACGCTTGCAGCCGAGCCGCGCGGAGCGGGCGGGTTCGGGTACGACCCCGCCTTCGTCCCGGAGGGCGAACGCAGGACGGTCGGCGAGATGGCGCCCGAGGAGAAGGATGCGATCTCGCACCGGGCGCGTGCGGCGGCCCGGCTGCGCGACACGCTGCCCCGGCCGGGATGA
- a CDS encoding roadblock/LC7 domain-containing protein, producing MDATAAIAELRELSTQIEAVVVAGRDGSVIASSLRDEPAERIARAAQALADGADQVRSDLGRDALAQLQAATPEGSVFVVVDGGRMAVATTGTDPTVGLVFYDLKTLLRQIDGAPEGDGAA from the coding sequence TTGGACGCCACCGCCGCCATCGCCGAGCTCCGGGAGCTCTCCACCCAGATCGAGGCGGTGGTCGTGGCCGGGCGGGACGGTTCCGTGATCGCCTCCAGCCTCCGCGACGAGCCCGCCGAGCGGATCGCCAGGGCCGCGCAGGCGCTCGCCGACGGCGCTGACCAGGTGCGCAGCGACCTGGGCCGGGACGCGCTCGCGCAGCTGCAGGCCGCGACCCCGGAGGGAAGCGTGTTCGTGGTCGTCGACGGCGGACGCATGGCCGTCGCGACGACGGGCACCGACCCGACCGTGGGGCTCGTGTTCTACGATCTGAAGACGCTGCTGCGCCAGATCGACGGCGCACCGGAGGGCGATGGCGCGGCGTAA
- a CDS encoding SIS domain-containing protein, with protein sequence MNRPAWHTDDFPELRPAPPWVMQEMIEAQPELLERIATASDVSSLALTMRVPGPLTIVGCGTSEHAALAAAEILTESGAAASSAQAFEAALAPQEGGAVLGISHEGGTWATVEALEAARRAGSATGLITAVAESRATAEADAVLVTPMVDRSWCHTVGYTSPIAAALALAGRPKAGVVRGLIASGVASRPAATAAARALAACDHLIVVGSGADRIAARELTLKIEEACHIPTAMRDVETFLHGHLPACDERTGLVLIQHDRRRAGPRRERGETLLRAAARVGVRAAVIGREAPDPALAPAGHIPTPSADGLPAAAEAMLATAPALQWLAHELAVARGVNPDLIRREEQPYREAAAIHG encoded by the coding sequence ATGAACCGCCCAGCCTGGCACACGGACGACTTCCCGGAGCTGCGCCCCGCCCCGCCGTGGGTGATGCAGGAGATGATCGAGGCGCAGCCCGAGCTGCTCGAGCGCATCGCGACCGCCTCCGACGTGTCGTCCCTCGCCCTCACGATGCGGGTGCCGGGACCGCTCACCATCGTCGGCTGCGGCACCAGCGAGCACGCCGCGCTTGCGGCCGCCGAGATCCTCACGGAGTCCGGGGCGGCGGCGTCCTCGGCGCAGGCGTTCGAGGCCGCGCTCGCCCCGCAGGAGGGCGGCGCGGTGCTCGGGATCTCACACGAGGGCGGCACCTGGGCGACCGTCGAGGCGCTCGAGGCGGCCAGGCGGGCGGGCTCGGCAACCGGCCTGATCACGGCGGTCGCCGAGAGCCGCGCCACCGCCGAGGCGGACGCCGTGCTCGTCACGCCGATGGTCGACCGCAGCTGGTGCCACACCGTGGGGTACACCTCGCCGATCGCAGCCGCACTCGCGCTCGCCGGCCGGCCGAAGGCCGGCGTCGTCCGCGGGCTGATCGCGTCCGGCGTGGCGAGCCGCCCTGCCGCGACCGCCGCCGCGCGGGCGCTCGCCGCGTGCGACCACCTGATCGTGGTCGGCTCGGGGGCCGACCGGATCGCCGCGCGCGAGCTGACCCTGAAGATCGAGGAGGCCTGCCATATTCCGACCGCGATGCGCGACGTCGAGACATTCCTGCACGGCCATCTTCCGGCATGCGACGAGCGCACCGGCCTGGTGCTGATCCAGCACGACCGGCGGCGAGCCGGCCCCCGCCGGGAGCGCGGCGAGACGCTGCTGCGTGCGGCCGCCCGCGTCGGCGTGCGCGCCGCCGTGATCGGCCGCGAGGCGCCGGATCCCGCGCTTGCGCCGGCCGGGCACATCCCCACTCCCTCGGCCGACGGACTGCCCGCGGCGGCCGAGGCGATGCTGGCCACGGCCCCTGCCCTGCAGTGGCTCGCGCACGAGCTGGCCGTCGCACGCGGCGTCAACCCCGACCTGATCCGCAGGGAGGAGCAGCCGTACCGCGAAGCGGCCGCCATCCATGGCTAG
- the pyrE gene encoding orotate phosphoribosyltransferase has protein sequence MNREQLGAALVRRAYLEGDFVLRSGRRSRYYLDKYRFETDPALLAGLGRELGELVRSAGGDPDLLAGPELGAVPLAAVTAVETGLPYLIVRKEAKEYGTAKRLEGVHEPGQRVCVVEDVVTSGGALLSAVDALRAAGLDVSAAICVVDREEGGAEAITAAGVAFTALFTSSGLGVGTASANA, from the coding sequence GTGAACCGCGAGCAGCTCGGCGCCGCGCTCGTGCGCCGCGCCTACCTCGAGGGCGACTTCGTGCTGCGCTCCGGGCGCCGCAGCCGCTACTACCTGGACAAGTACCGGTTCGAGACCGACCCGGCGCTGCTGGCAGGCCTCGGCCGCGAGCTGGGCGAGCTCGTGCGATCCGCGGGCGGGGATCCCGACCTGCTGGCCGGGCCGGAGCTGGGAGCGGTGCCGCTCGCCGCCGTGACCGCGGTCGAGACCGGGTTGCCGTATCTGATCGTCCGCAAGGAGGCGAAGGAGTACGGCACGGCCAAGCGCCTCGAGGGCGTACACGAGCCCGGCCAGCGCGTCTGCGTGGTCGAGGATGTGGTCACGTCGGGGGGTGCGCTGCTGTCTGCGGTGGATGCCCTGCGAGCGGCCGGGCTCGACGTTTCCGCTGCAATTTGCGTGGTCGACCGCGAGGAGGGTGGAGCCGAAGCGATCACCGCCGCGGGGGTCGCGTTCACGGCGCTCTTCACCTCGTCGGGCCTCGGCGTCGGCACCGCCTCCGCGAACGCCTGA
- a CDS encoding phosphotransferase — MTTDDAIAVVGHAAGARFDEVAVLQAGEVSHAAVVADEAGTRWVLKWWPQASGEQDSRAWVERAASRVARLRDRGYPAPHYQLIAEEHGLLAVIQQLLPGTPPVPLGAGHVDELVRLNELQAGTQQDDGAWGAYLAGTLLQGADGYCLHEPMRRHSAASAALLERVVEVGRATDPAVLPGGDLVHLDFHHLNVLADGDRITGVVDCEGIRPGDRVFDLVTLLFCSREARLGAEAEERLWRQLRALRALPVLRAYLAHMALRLASWSIVHHDDATAGRWIAHAGGWLDRSMPGRPAGRRPPAGGATSGAS; from the coding sequence ATGACGACGGACGACGCGATCGCGGTGGTCGGCCATGCGGCCGGCGCCCGCTTCGACGAGGTCGCCGTCCTGCAGGCCGGGGAGGTCAGCCACGCCGCGGTCGTGGCGGACGAGGCCGGCACCAGGTGGGTGCTCAAGTGGTGGCCGCAGGCGAGCGGCGAGCAAGACTCCCGGGCGTGGGTGGAGCGTGCGGCGTCGCGCGTTGCGAGGCTCCGCGACCGCGGCTACCCCGCTCCTCACTACCAGCTGATCGCCGAGGAGCACGGCCTGCTTGCGGTCATCCAACAGCTCCTACCCGGCACGCCGCCGGTGCCGCTCGGCGCAGGCCATGTCGATGAGCTGGTCCGCTTGAACGAGCTGCAGGCCGGGACGCAGCAGGACGACGGCGCGTGGGGCGCCTATCTGGCCGGCACGCTGCTGCAGGGCGCGGACGGGTACTGCCTGCACGAGCCGATGCGCCGGCACTCCGCGGCGTCCGCCGCGCTGCTCGAGCGGGTGGTGGAGGTCGGCCGGGCGACGGATCCCGCGGTGCTCCCGGGCGGCGATCTGGTGCACCTCGACTTCCATCACCTCAACGTGCTCGCCGACGGCGACCGCATCACGGGCGTGGTGGACTGCGAGGGGATCCGCCCGGGGGACCGCGTCTTCGACCTGGTCACGCTTCTCTTCTGCAGTCGCGAGGCCCGGCTCGGCGCCGAGGCGGAGGAGCGGCTGTGGCGGCAGCTCCGTGCCCTCCGCGCTCTACCGGTGCTGCGCGCCTATCTGGCGCACATGGCGCTGCGCCTGGCGAGCTGGTCGATCGTCCATCACGACGACGCGACGGCGGGCCGCTGGATTGCGCATGCCGGGGGATGGCTCGACCGCTCTATGCCAGGCCGGCCGGCCGGTCGTCGTCCGCCGGCTGGTGGCGCGACCAGTGGCGCCAGTTGA
- a CDS encoding YhjD/YihY/BrkB family envelope integrity protein, with translation MANDSAAPLLAPYRRVASQTGSVLGKYLADRGPHLAAMVAYYALLSLFPFLFLVLSTLGLAGQMSKSSYIVRELERILPHQSVDDLVHLVTQVQANAGTFFAIGLIGIIWSSLGFYSALESALNIVFRANNRGFVRGKWISFLLVLSSLAVLFSSLLAATLANGWLHRHEPGVLTTGFVPYLVSVALSSVGSFAFLLVTYRVLTNVDLHRGDVWPGALFATVLFQVSFQAVPIYLQRADVLIALRAFGGLVLLLVWLYLMANVIVLGAEINWRHWSRHQPADDDRPAGLA, from the coding sequence ATGGCGAATGACTCCGCGGCCCCGCTGCTCGCTCCGTACCGGCGCGTCGCCAGCCAGACCGGCTCCGTGCTCGGCAAGTACCTGGCCGACCGCGGCCCGCATCTGGCCGCCATGGTGGCGTACTACGCGCTGCTGTCGCTGTTCCCGTTCCTGTTCCTCGTGCTGTCGACGCTCGGCCTCGCCGGCCAGATGTCGAAGTCGAGCTACATCGTGCGGGAGCTGGAGCGCATCCTCCCCCACCAGTCGGTCGACGACCTCGTGCACCTGGTCACCCAGGTGCAGGCGAACGCCGGCACGTTCTTCGCGATCGGCCTGATCGGCATCATCTGGTCGTCGCTCGGCTTCTACTCAGCGCTGGAATCTGCGCTCAACATCGTCTTTCGCGCGAACAACCGCGGATTCGTGCGGGGCAAGTGGATCAGCTTCCTGCTGGTGCTCAGCTCGCTCGCCGTGCTGTTCAGCTCGCTGCTCGCGGCGACGCTGGCCAACGGGTGGCTGCACCGCCACGAGCCGGGCGTGCTCACCACCGGCTTCGTGCCCTATCTGGTATCCGTGGCACTTTCGAGCGTCGGCTCGTTCGCGTTCCTGCTCGTCACCTACCGGGTGCTCACGAACGTCGACCTGCACCGGGGAGACGTCTGGCCCGGCGCACTGTTTGCGACCGTGCTGTTCCAGGTCTCGTTCCAGGCGGTGCCGATCTACCTGCAGCGCGCCGACGTGCTGATCGCGCTGCGCGCGTTCGGCGGGCTCGTCCTGCTGCTGGTGTGGCTGTACCTGATGGCGAACGTGATCGTGCTCGGCGCGGAGATCAACTGGCGCCACTGGTCGCGCCACCAGCCGGCGGACGACGACCGGCCGGCCGGCCTGGCATAG